Proteins encoded within one genomic window of Microbacterium sp. zg-B185:
- the sepH gene encoding septation protein SepH codes for MEQLKVIGTEDEVLVLVTESGERFSLPVDDVLRVELRKARRERDGDPQTVRPSPREIQSHIRAGMSADEVAALLGARVEDIARFEGPVLAEREHVVGQALAVPVLLGAELDPDIHPTFGSAVRAKLAEAGASGERWTSWKGPGGWIVKLEFTANEVDHDARWGFDPRRSTLSPLNADAIQLSRQGSLPEGLIPRLRALDASPAKDDTRFDSGAFGPRRMPEADMESPDLREPVAPAVQEAAMKRATAMPVTSSETADLLEALRRRRGQREPLPGTEELPSARPHAPVALFDALEPGYDETPRADAEQTREHDDEQQSAVAEAAGRRKGRPSMPSWDEIVFGARSDD; via the coding sequence ATGGAACAGCTCAAAGTGATCGGAACCGAGGACGAGGTGCTCGTCCTGGTGACCGAGTCGGGTGAGCGGTTTTCGCTCCCCGTCGATGACGTATTGCGCGTCGAGCTGCGCAAAGCGCGCAGGGAACGCGACGGCGATCCGCAGACCGTGCGGCCCAGCCCGCGCGAGATCCAATCGCACATCCGCGCGGGCATGTCCGCCGACGAGGTCGCCGCTCTGCTCGGCGCGCGCGTCGAGGACATCGCACGCTTCGAGGGACCGGTGCTCGCCGAACGCGAGCACGTCGTCGGACAGGCCCTGGCCGTTCCCGTTCTCCTCGGCGCCGAACTCGATCCGGATATCCACCCCACTTTCGGCAGCGCAGTCCGCGCCAAGCTGGCCGAGGCCGGCGCGTCGGGTGAGCGCTGGACCAGCTGGAAGGGCCCCGGCGGCTGGATCGTCAAGCTGGAGTTCACCGCGAACGAGGTCGACCACGACGCGCGTTGGGGTTTCGACCCCCGGCGCAGCACGCTGTCGCCGCTGAACGCGGACGCGATTCAACTCTCCCGGCAGGGCTCCCTGCCTGAGGGGCTGATCCCCCGGCTCCGCGCGCTCGACGCGTCACCGGCCAAGGACGACACGCGCTTCGACAGCGGCGCCTTCGGTCCGCGGCGGATGCCCGAGGCGGACATGGAATCCCCCGATCTGCGTGAGCCGGTGGCGCCGGCCGTGCAGGAGGCCGCCATGAAACGCGCGACCGCGATGCCGGTCACGTCCTCGGAGACGGCAGATCTGCTCGAAGCGCTCCGCCGACGCCGGGGCCAGCGGGAGCCGCTGCCGGGCACGGAGGAGCTGCCCTCCGCCCGCCCGCATGCGCCCGTGGCGCTTTTCGACGCACTCGAGCCCGGGTATGACGAGACCCCGCGCGCCGACGCGGAGCAGACGCGCGAGCATGACGACGAGCAGCAATCGGCCGTGGCCGAGGCCGCGGGTCGGCGCAAGGGCCGGCCGTCGATGCCGTCGTGGGACGAGATCGTGTTCGGGGCACGCAGCGACGACTGA
- a CDS encoding DNA topoisomerase IV subunit B: MVTSEYSAHHLQVLEGLEAVRKRPGMYIGSTDSRGVMHCLWEIIDNSVDEALGGHGSRIDVILHSDGSVEVRDRARGIPVDIEPRTGLSGVEVVFTKLHAGGKFGGGSYAASGGLHGVGASVVNALSARLDVEVDRGGKTWAMSFHRGEPGVFANGSPESAFTPFEDRSELRVVGKVAKGVTGSRIRYWADPQIFTKDAAFHLDELEQRARQTAFLIPGLEIVIRDERGDEPVENSYRFDGGISEFAEFLAPDAPITDTWRLTGTGTFTETVPVLQPTGAMVPTELARECVVDIALRWGIGYETVQRSFVNIIATPKGGTHQAGFELGLMKVLRSQIEQNARRLKVGNDKIDKDDILAGLTAVLTVRLPEPQFEGQTKEILGTPAVRQIVANVVASELAAKFASTKRDDKSQAAQLLDKIVSEMKARISARTHKETQRRKNALESSSLPTKLADCRTNDVASSELFIVEGDSALGTAKLARNSEYQALLPIRGKILNVQKASVSDMLSNAECAAIIQVIGAGSGRSFDLDAARYGKIILMSDADVDGAHIRTLLLTLFFRYMRPLIDDGRVYAAVPPLHRVIVTNPGTKPNDTIYTYSEQELHALLAKLTKAGKRWQEPIQRYKGLGEMDADQLATTTMDRAGRALRRVRMTDAEAAASVFELLMGNDVAPRKEFIIDSSDRLGRERIDA; encoded by the coding sequence ATTGTGACCTCCGAGTATTCCGCCCACCATCTGCAGGTGCTGGAAGGACTCGAAGCGGTCCGCAAGCGCCCGGGCATGTATATCGGCTCGACCGACTCTCGCGGTGTCATGCACTGCCTCTGGGAGATCATCGACAACTCTGTCGATGAGGCGCTGGGCGGGCACGGCAGTCGCATCGACGTGATCCTGCACAGTGACGGCAGTGTCGAGGTCCGTGACCGGGCACGCGGCATCCCGGTGGATATCGAACCGCGCACCGGCCTGTCCGGGGTCGAGGTGGTGTTCACGAAGCTGCATGCCGGCGGCAAGTTCGGCGGCGGCTCGTACGCGGCATCCGGCGGCCTGCACGGTGTCGGTGCCTCCGTCGTGAATGCGCTCTCCGCGCGACTGGACGTCGAGGTGGACCGGGGCGGCAAGACCTGGGCGATGTCGTTCCATCGCGGCGAACCGGGTGTCTTCGCCAACGGCAGCCCGGAATCGGCCTTCACACCCTTCGAGGACCGCAGCGAGCTGCGCGTGGTCGGCAAGGTGGCCAAGGGCGTCACCGGCAGCCGGATCCGTTACTGGGCGGATCCGCAGATCTTCACGAAGGATGCCGCGTTCCACCTCGACGAACTGGAGCAGCGCGCGCGGCAGACGGCGTTCTTGATCCCCGGTCTCGAGATCGTCATCCGCGACGAGCGCGGGGACGAGCCGGTCGAGAACTCCTACCGCTTCGACGGCGGGATCTCGGAGTTCGCGGAGTTCCTCGCGCCCGATGCGCCCATCACCGACACGTGGCGTCTGACCGGCACCGGCACGTTCACCGAGACCGTCCCGGTCCTGCAGCCCACCGGCGCGATGGTTCCCACCGAGCTGGCCCGGGAGTGCGTCGTGGACATCGCGCTGCGCTGGGGAATCGGCTACGAGACGGTGCAGCGGTCCTTCGTCAACATCATCGCCACGCCGAAGGGCGGTACGCACCAGGCCGGGTTCGAGCTGGGCCTGATGAAGGTGCTCCGCTCGCAGATCGAGCAGAACGCGCGCCGGCTCAAGGTGGGCAACGACAAGATCGACAAGGATGACATCCTCGCGGGTCTGACCGCCGTGCTGACCGTTCGTCTGCCGGAGCCGCAGTTCGAGGGCCAGACGAAGGAGATCCTCGGTACGCCCGCCGTCCGCCAGATCGTCGCGAATGTCGTGGCGTCGGAGCTGGCCGCGAAGTTCGCCTCGACCAAGCGCGACGACAAGTCCCAGGCCGCGCAGCTGCTGGACAAGATCGTCTCCGAGATGAAGGCGCGCATCTCCGCCCGCACGCACAAGGAGACGCAGCGCCGCAAGAACGCGCTGGAGTCCTCGTCGCTGCCGACGAAGCTGGCCGACTGCCGCACCAACGACGTCGCCTCCTCGGAGCTGTTCATCGTCGAGGGCGACTCCGCGCTGGGCACGGCCAAGCTCGCCCGCAACAGCGAGTATCAGGCGCTGCTTCCCATCCGCGGGAAGATCCTGAACGTGCAGAAGGCCTCGGTCAGCGACATGCTCTCCAACGCCGAGTGCGCCGCGATCATCCAGGTGATCGGCGCCGGCTCGGGACGCTCGTTCGACCTGGACGCCGCCCGCTACGGCAAGATCATCCTGATGAGCGATGCCGACGTCGACGGCGCGCACATCCGCACCCTGCTGCTGACGCTGTTCTTCCGGTACATGCGGCCGCTGATCGACGACGGCCGCGTGTACGCGGCCGTGCCGCCGCTGCACCGCGTGATCGTCACGAACCCCGGCACGAAGCCGAACGACACGATCTACACCTACAGCGAGCAGGAGCTGCACGCCCTGCTGGCCAAGCTCACCAAGGCGGGCAAGCGCTGGCAGGAGCCCATCCAGCGCTATAAGGGCCTCGGCGAGATGGATGCCGATCAGCTGGCGACCACGACGATGGACCGCGCCGGACGCGCCCTGCGGCGCGTGCGGATGACGGATGCCGAAGCGGCGGCATCCGTCTTCGAACTGCTCATGGGCAACGACGTCGCTCCGCGCAAGGAGTTCATCATCGACTCCAGCGACCGCCTGGGCCGCGAGCGCATCGACGCCTGA
- a CDS encoding DUF3710 domain-containing protein has protein sequence MTDPTPSDAPTGGSLADRATAGPFDEAEANPVRPYIDLGGIKILPREGLNLRLEVEEQTKRIVAVGLDYAGSTLQVQPFAAPRSTGLWAETREQIKAQIRQQGGRVEEREGPLGAELLAEVPVSAGPDGAADKRLARFVGVDGPRWFLRGVIGGAATGDVEAAGQVEDLFRSIVVVRGGTPMPPRDLIPLRMPATPGTA, from the coding sequence ATGACAGACCCGACACCCTCGGACGCGCCCACCGGCGGATCTCTCGCCGATCGCGCCACCGCCGGACCCTTCGACGAAGCCGAGGCGAACCCGGTGCGGCCCTACATCGACCTGGGCGGCATCAAGATCCTGCCGCGCGAGGGTCTGAACCTCCGCCTGGAGGTCGAGGAGCAGACCAAGCGCATCGTCGCGGTCGGGCTCGACTACGCCGGCTCCACGCTGCAGGTCCAGCCGTTCGCGGCACCACGCAGCACGGGGCTGTGGGCAGAGACCCGGGAACAGATCAAGGCGCAGATCCGCCAGCAGGGTGGCCGCGTCGAGGAGCGCGAAGGCCCTCTCGGCGCAGAGCTGCTCGCCGAGGTCCCGGTCTCGGCCGGTCCCGACGGCGCCGCCGACAAGCGGCTCGCGCGCTTCGTCGGCGTGGACGGACCGCGGTGGTTCCTGCGCGGCGTGATCGGCGGCGCCGCCACCGGCGACGTGGAAGCAGCGGGCCAGGTCGAGGATCTGTTCCGCTCCATCGTCGTGGTGCGGGGCGGGACCCCCATGCCGCCGCGTGATCTGATTCCGCTCCGGATGCCGGCCACGCCGGGAACGGCATGA
- a CDS encoding DUF4193 domain-containing protein, whose translation MATDYDAPRKTEDDSESIEALKERVPDKLSGSVDAEDADNPSGFELPGADLSDLELDVVVLPAQEDEFTCVSCFLVKHRSQLDHEDSDGPICRECAA comes from the coding sequence ATGGCCACGGATTACGACGCCCCCCGCAAGACCGAAGATGACAGCGAATCGATCGAGGCGCTCAAAGAGCGCGTCCCCGACAAGCTGTCCGGATCGGTCGACGCGGAAGACGCCGACAACCCCTCGGGGTTCGAGCTGCCGGGTGCGGACCTCTCCGACCTCGAGCTGGATGTCGTCGTACTGCCCGCCCAGGAGGACGAGTTCACCTGCGTGAGCTGCTTCCTGGTCAAGCACCGCTCGCAGCTGGATCACGAGGACTCCGACGGTCCTATCTGCCGGGAGTGCGCGGCGTAG
- a CDS encoding nucleotide pyrophosphatase/phosphodiesterase family protein, translated as MSLSLPAEPRRARSLTGVAPQMIAALDGTSDWFAPARSVIVFVIDGLGAANLGARAGHARFLSSAASKKDVARTVFPSTTASALTSLLTGVRPGEHGIVGYRVLDPDSDHVLNQLRGWDTDGLDIAWQRAEPLTERHAAGGRPSFIVSKGEYAGTGFTTAIMRGAQFVAVEDLAERTRTAADLAARNPGAFVYVYAPDLDAIGHKRGWQSDEWVAALERVDAASRILSDALAPGTGAVITADHGMVDVPRHRHVLLTDDDDLLDGVRHIGGEPRMLHLYAEPGMSEDLLGRWTESESDRSWVLSRSQAVDAGLFGPVSTDVLPRIGDVLVAARAGIAYYDDRLEDKGAQRMVGQHGSLTDEERTVPLIRLGAFA; from the coding sequence ATGTCACTCAGCCTACCCGCGGAGCCGCGACGAGCCCGCAGCCTCACCGGTGTCGCGCCGCAGATGATCGCCGCGCTGGATGGCACGTCGGACTGGTTCGCCCCGGCCCGCAGCGTCATCGTTTTCGTCATCGACGGACTGGGCGCCGCCAACCTCGGCGCGCGCGCCGGCCATGCCCGGTTCCTGTCCTCGGCCGCGTCGAAGAAGGATGTCGCGCGCACCGTCTTCCCGTCCACCACCGCCTCCGCGCTGACCAGCCTGCTGACCGGAGTCCGACCGGGCGAGCACGGGATCGTCGGGTATCGGGTGCTCGACCCGGACAGCGACCACGTCCTCAATCAGCTGCGCGGCTGGGACACGGACGGTCTGGATATCGCGTGGCAGCGCGCGGAGCCGCTCACCGAGCGGCACGCCGCCGGTGGCCGGCCGTCGTTCATCGTCTCCAAGGGGGAGTACGCCGGCACCGGGTTCACCACGGCGATCATGCGCGGTGCCCAGTTCGTCGCTGTGGAAGACCTCGCCGAGCGCACCCGGACCGCCGCCGACCTGGCAGCGCGCAACCCCGGGGCGTTCGTCTACGTCTACGCGCCGGATCTGGACGCGATCGGTCACAAGCGCGGGTGGCAATCCGACGAGTGGGTGGCAGCGCTGGAGCGGGTGGATGCCGCGTCCCGCATCCTGTCCGACGCGCTCGCTCCCGGTACCGGTGCGGTCATCACGGCCGACCACGGCATGGTCGACGTCCCCCGACATCGGCACGTGCTCCTGACCGACGACGACGATCTGCTCGACGGAGTCCGTCACATCGGCGGGGAACCCCGGATGCTGCACCTGTACGCCGAGCCCGGTATGTCTGAGGACCTGCTCGGAAGGTGGACGGAATCCGAATCGGACCGCTCGTGGGTGCTCTCGCGCAGCCAAGCGGTCGACGCGGGTCTGTTCGGTCCGGTGTCCACCGACGTGCTGCCGCGGATCGGCGACGTGCTGGTGGCGGCGCGTGCCGGGATCGCCTACTACGACGACCGGCTCGAGGACAAGGGCGCCCAGCGGATGGTCGGGCAGCACGGATCGCTCACCGACGAGGAGCGGACCGTGCCGCTCATCCGACTCGGCGCGTTCGCCTGA
- a CDS encoding DUF3093 domain-containing protein, protein MQKTASGARGNSVTRYRERLSPSLWVIASAAVVAPMAALVLSPFDTTLALVAGAAIGVCFIWLLVAGSPVVEVRDGVLTAGRAHIDVALTGDVAILTGDEARNARGPGLNPRSWHVIRGGIDGLVIVAITDPDDPAPSWVISTRTPDRLAAALRRAQATPRTPGR, encoded by the coding sequence ATGCAGAAGACAGCGAGCGGCGCCCGCGGCAATTCCGTCACCCGCTACCGAGAACGACTCAGCCCGTCCCTGTGGGTGATCGCAAGCGCAGCCGTCGTCGCCCCGATGGCAGCTCTGGTGCTCTCGCCGTTCGACACGACACTCGCGCTGGTCGCCGGAGCGGCGATCGGGGTGTGCTTCATCTGGCTGCTGGTCGCAGGCTCCCCGGTGGTCGAGGTCCGCGACGGAGTCCTGACCGCGGGGCGCGCGCACATCGACGTCGCCTTGACCGGCGATGTCGCGATCCTCACCGGCGACGAAGCCCGCAACGCGCGCGGCCCCGGTTTGAACCCGAGATCGTGGCACGTCATCCGCGGGGGGATCGACGGCCTGGTGATCGTCGCGATCACCGACCCGGACGATCCGGCGCCGTCCTGGGTCATCTCCACGCGGACGCCGGACCGGCTGGCGGCCGCGCTGCGGCGCGCGCAGGCTACGCCGCGCACTCCCGGCAGATAG
- a CDS encoding DNA topoisomerase IV subunit A, with amino-acid sequence MPASPTGSSPAEERIEDVDVSAEMQGSFLEYAYSVIYSRALPDARDGLKPVQRRILYQMAEMGLRPDRGHVKSARVVGEVMGKLHPHGDAPIYDALVRLAQSFSLRVPLVDGHGNFGSLDDGPAAPRYTEARLAPAALALTEGLDEDVVDFIPNYDGQFQQPEVLAAAYPNLLVNGATGIAVGMATNMAPHNLVEVIGAAIHLLENPDATVEDLMEFVPGPDLPSGAVVVGLDGIKDAYTTGRGSFRTRAKVAIESLGPRRTGLVVTELPYLVGPERIIEKIKDAVQAKKLQGIADVTDLTDRHHGLRLVIAIKTGFDPQAVLEHLYRLTPLEDSFSINNVALVGGQPRTLGLRELLRVYLDHRLQVVTRRSRYRLARKQERLHLVEGLLIAIVDIDEVIQVIRASDDGEQARTRLQEVFDLSLAQAEYILELRLRRLTKFSRLELETERDSLKAEIAELERLLGSDVLLRGQVAKELGIAADTYGTPRRTLLLNGGPVQPRSRSAAAVADLQISDAPCRVFLSATGRMVRAEMTADVPNGGIVPPARRSKHDAVRSHVDTTSRGDIGAVTTAGRLIRFSPVDLPSVPGNSVQLSAGTRADHYLSLGKDEHVVALVPLVESPTIALGTAQGIVKRVAASEIGPKQDAEIIALKPGDRVVGAASAPDDSELVFITSDAQLLRFEAASVRPQGRSAGGMAGVRVAPGERVIGFNVVDADATDVFVVTLAGSTQALAGADAVTGKVSDFAEFPAKGRATGGVRAQRFLKGEDTLTLGWVGTEPRAVGADGATRSLPEPGAKRDASGQPLEGVIAAVGTAVR; translated from the coding sequence ATGCCCGCATCGCCCACAGGATCCTCGCCCGCCGAGGAGCGCATCGAAGACGTCGACGTCTCCGCCGAGATGCAGGGCTCGTTCCTCGAATACGCCTACTCGGTCATCTACTCGCGCGCGCTGCCGGACGCACGCGACGGGCTGAAGCCGGTGCAGCGTCGCATCCTGTACCAGATGGCCGAGATGGGTCTGCGACCGGACCGCGGCCACGTCAAGAGCGCCCGGGTCGTGGGCGAGGTGATGGGAAAGCTGCACCCGCACGGCGACGCTCCCATCTACGACGCTCTCGTCCGGCTCGCGCAGTCCTTCTCGCTGCGGGTCCCGCTGGTGGACGGCCACGGCAATTTCGGCTCGCTGGATGACGGTCCGGCCGCGCCGCGCTACACCGAGGCGCGACTGGCCCCGGCGGCGCTCGCACTCACCGAGGGCCTGGATGAGGACGTCGTCGATTTCATCCCCAACTACGACGGCCAGTTCCAGCAGCCCGAGGTGCTGGCCGCGGCCTATCCGAATCTTCTGGTCAACGGCGCGACCGGCATCGCGGTAGGCATGGCGACCAACATGGCGCCGCACAACCTCGTCGAAGTCATCGGCGCCGCCATCCACCTCCTGGAGAATCCGGACGCCACGGTCGAGGACCTGATGGAGTTCGTTCCGGGGCCGGATCTGCCCTCGGGCGCGGTCGTCGTGGGTCTAGACGGCATCAAGGACGCGTACACGACCGGGCGCGGCAGCTTCCGCACCCGCGCGAAGGTCGCGATCGAATCGCTCGGGCCGCGTCGTACCGGGCTGGTCGTCACGGAGCTGCCGTATCTGGTCGGCCCGGAGCGGATCATCGAGAAGATCAAGGATGCCGTCCAGGCCAAGAAGCTGCAGGGCATCGCCGATGTCACCGACCTCACCGACCGCCACCACGGGCTCCGCCTCGTCATCGCGATCAAGACCGGTTTCGATCCGCAGGCCGTGCTGGAGCACCTGTATCGGCTGACCCCCCTCGAGGACTCGTTCAGCATCAACAACGTCGCGCTGGTCGGCGGGCAGCCGCGGACCCTGGGTCTGCGCGAACTGCTCCGCGTGTACCTCGATCACCGTCTGCAGGTCGTGACGCGCCGGAGCCGGTACCGGCTGGCCCGCAAGCAGGAGCGACTGCACCTGGTCGAAGGCCTCCTCATCGCGATCGTCGACATCGACGAGGTCATCCAGGTCATCCGCGCCTCGGACGACGGCGAGCAGGCACGGACGCGACTGCAGGAGGTTTTCGACCTCTCGCTCGCACAGGCCGAGTACATCCTCGAGCTGCGTCTGCGTCGGCTCACGAAGTTCTCCCGCCTCGAGCTGGAGACCGAGCGCGACTCCCTCAAGGCGGAGATCGCCGAACTCGAGCGGCTCCTGGGCAGCGACGTGCTGCTGCGCGGGCAGGTCGCCAAGGAGCTCGGCATCGCCGCCGACACGTACGGCACGCCGCGCCGGACGCTTCTGCTGAACGGCGGACCCGTCCAGCCGCGATCGCGCAGCGCCGCCGCCGTCGCGGACCTGCAGATCTCGGACGCGCCGTGCCGCGTCTTCCTCTCCGCGACCGGGCGGATGGTGCGCGCCGAGATGACGGCGGATGTCCCCAACGGCGGGATCGTGCCGCCCGCGCGCCGTTCCAAGCACGATGCCGTCCGCTCCCACGTGGACACCACCAGCCGCGGCGACATCGGCGCCGTGACCACTGCGGGACGCCTCATCCGCTTCTCGCCGGTGGATCTGCCTTCGGTGCCCGGCAATTCCGTGCAGCTGTCCGCGGGCACGCGGGCAGACCACTATCTCTCCCTCGGCAAGGACGAACACGTCGTCGCGCTGGTTCCACTCGTGGAGTCCCCGACGATCGCGTTGGGCACTGCGCAGGGCATCGTCAAGCGCGTCGCTGCGAGTGAGATCGGCCCCAAGCAGGACGCCGAGATCATCGCGCTCAAGCCCGGCGATCGCGTCGTGGGTGCGGCATCCGCCCCCGACGACAGCGAGCTCGTCTTCATCACCTCCGATGCGCAGCTGCTGCGCTTCGAGGCCGCCTCGGTGCGGCCGCAAGGCCGGTCGGCGGGCGGCATGGCCGGTGTCCGGGTGGCGCCCGGTGAGAGGGTCATCGGCTTCAACGTCGTGGACGCCGATGCGACGGATGTGTTCGTGGTGACGCTCGCGGGCAGCACGCAGGCCCTGGCCGGTGCGGATGCCGTCACCGGGAAGGTCTCGGACTTCGCAGAGTTCCCCGCCAAAGGGCGTGCGACCGGCGGTGTGCGCGCGCAGCGCTTCCTGAAGGGCGAGGACACCTTGACCCTCGGCTGGGTCGGCACAGAGCCGCGTGCCGTCGGCGCGGACGGTGCCACGCGCTCCCTCCCGGAGCCCGGCGCGAAACGGGATGCCTCGGGCCAGCCGCTCGAGGGCGTCATCGCCGCGGTCGGCACCGCCGTCCGCTGA
- the dut gene encoding dUTP diphosphatase — MAETVDVPIIAPDVPVYAHPGDAGADLVSTEALRLEPGQRALVGTGVRIALPDGYVAFVVPRSGLATKHGITIVNSPGTVDAGYRGELKATLLNTDPEHAYDIAVGDRIAQLIVMPVSRANFIPVEALPDSARGDAGFGSTGYQKNGVPS, encoded by the coding sequence GTGGCTGAAACTGTGGACGTCCCCATTATCGCCCCCGACGTCCCGGTGTACGCGCACCCCGGGGACGCCGGAGCTGATCTCGTCTCGACCGAGGCGCTGCGGCTGGAGCCCGGTCAGCGCGCACTCGTCGGCACCGGCGTGCGGATCGCGCTGCCGGACGGCTACGTCGCCTTCGTGGTGCCGCGCAGCGGCCTGGCCACCAAGCACGGGATCACGATCGTCAACAGCCCCGGCACGGTCGACGCCGGCTATCGCGGCGAGCTCAAGGCGACGCTGTTGAACACCGATCCCGAGCACGCCTACGACATCGCCGTCGGCGACCGCATCGCGCAGCTGATCGTGATGCCGGTGTCGAGGGCGAACTTCATCCCGGTCGAGGCATTACCCGACAGCGCCCGTGGGGACGCCGGCTTCGGCTCGACCGGGTACCAGAAGAACGGAGTCCCCTCATGA
- a CDS encoding DUF3159 domain-containing protein translates to MTDAPRPQAGNDPEDAAARSEPSASDVLGAALGGAAKRAGLDPAEGAATGHVVWRAMGGWRGILESVLPSLVFVVAFTVSYDPGTQAGNLWLSLGLSVGLAAIFTIIRLVTKSPPSAAIGGLLATAGAAALALWTGRGQDNFVLGFFTNAAYGTAFLVSAVIGWSLIGIAVGFLMGEGTRWRADKRKRRVFFWLALAWGALFAVRLAVQLPLYFAGDVTALGTLKLIMGLPLFAPLVAVTWLAVRALYPPTSK, encoded by the coding sequence ATGACCGACGCGCCGCGTCCGCAGGCGGGGAACGATCCTGAGGACGCCGCCGCGCGCTCCGAGCCGAGCGCTTCCGACGTGCTCGGTGCAGCGCTGGGCGGCGCGGCCAAGCGGGCGGGGCTGGATCCGGCGGAAGGCGCAGCCACCGGCCATGTCGTCTGGCGTGCGATGGGCGGCTGGCGCGGCATCCTGGAATCCGTCCTGCCGAGCCTCGTCTTCGTCGTGGCGTTCACCGTCTCGTACGACCCCGGCACGCAGGCCGGGAACCTGTGGCTGTCGCTCGGCCTTTCGGTGGGTCTGGCGGCGATCTTCACCATCATCCGACTGGTCACCAAATCGCCGCCGTCCGCCGCGATCGGCGGACTGCTGGCCACCGCGGGCGCGGCGGCGCTGGCGCTGTGGACCGGACGCGGCCAGGACAACTTCGTCCTGGGATTCTTCACGAACGCCGCGTACGGCACGGCCTTCCTCGTCTCGGCGGTCATCGGCTGGTCGCTGATCGGCATCGCGGTGGGCTTCCTGATGGGCGAAGGAACGCGCTGGCGTGCCGACAAGCGCAAACGGCGGGTGTTCTTCTGGCTCGCCCTCGCCTGGGGCGCGCTGTTCGCCGTCCGCCTCGCCGTTCAGCTGCCGCTGTATTTCGCCGGGGATGTGACGGCGCTCGGAACTCTGAAGCTGATCATGGGGCTGCCCCTTTTCGCACCGCTCGTGGCCGTCACATGGCTCGCGGTGCGCGCACTCTATCCGCCAACCTCCAAGTGA